ACCTTGTTTCTCTTTTTGAAAACCGAAAATTTTATTTTGAAATTTACTTAGAAAATCCGATAATAGTAACTATGGAACTCTCGAAAAAAAGCCTTCTCTTTACCATTTTGTTCAGTTTAGCAGTTGTTTCAATCTCTGCACAGGACACTAAACCACAAACAACAACTACCGACGTGAATCAAGAAAATCACGATGCCAAAGAAGGCCAAGACAAAGAGTTGTTCGAGTACTACTATAAAACACGTCCAGAAAATTTACCACCTAATAAAGCAAAACTCGAATATAACCTGATTAAGACGCTCAAAAAAGAAATCATGAGTCGTGATTATTCAAAAGAGTCAGCAGAATCAATCAAAAAAATAGATGCAACTAACATCCAATACGAAAGAGTTTATCGAGATAGCAAATGGTTACGTGGGTTTATGACTCAAAATACACATCTCAATTATATGGAATATATGTATGTTGTGAAATATGATAAATATATGTGTTTTGTTACTTTTGATGTAAATCCTGAGAATTATTTACAACAATCACGTCAGTCTCATTTGGTTTTTTCTGGGAAGGATAAGTTCGAAGTAACAATTCCGAAACCCTAATTGCCAAAAAAACAGCCGTTAAAGTAAGGAAATAGTAAAAACTAAGTTTAAAATATTTTTCTAAGTTCTCTAAAAGGGGGAGTGGTTCTTCATTCCCCATTATTCTCGAAATTGCCGTAGGTTTTCCTAAAATTAGCAATTCCTTCTTATAAATTTCAATTGTATCACCTAACCTTAATCTTTTGTAAATGGAATAAGGGATTTTTTCTGTAGATTCATATAATGATCCATCAGATAATCCAAAATTATAATGGCATTGGTAAGCGATAGGGAATTGGTTTTTAACTCGAGACAATTCTTGGACTCTCGCAAAACTTCTGTTTTTCTCATTGATGAGCGATGTGGACTCCTCTTTTAGGAAGGAGTTTTCGTAGTAAATGAGGGAATAGAATATAGAAATCACTAAAAAGGAAACGAAAACCGAATTGGATATCCAAACGGAAATTCGTGGAGTCATCTAGGACTTAGATGGCTCCTCAAAAGACTTCAAAGCATCTTCGCGATCAGAAAAAAATTGGAATGCATTGGATAAACCTAAAAGATGAAACACTTGTAGGATAGAACTTGTTACACCAACAAGTGCCATTTCCTTGTTTCGTTTTTGTAAGTTCATTTTTACATCTAAAATCATACGTATTCCTAAACTAGAAATGTAACGTAATTCAGAAAAATCTAATATTAAATGTTTTCTATCGGCACCAACCATTTCATCAAGTATGGTTTGTGTGATTCGGTCTAACGGACCAGATTCCATCCGCCCTTTAATTTGAACAATGACAGTTCCATTGATGCGTTTTTGTTCGATTTCGTATGGTAAGTCCTGCATGGATTCCCCTCTCTTTAGTGGAACGACTACAAATAATTTCTCAGGCGATAATTTGATTACCGCTTTTGCATATGGTGGAAAAGGGTAGTGTCTCTCTGTCAGAGAATCCACTGCCAAACCACCATTCATTTCGGAAATAACTTCCACTTGATCCAAAGCCCTAAAATCTGCCAAGGAAAACTCTGTTTCTCGTGATTTGACTCGTATTTCTCTGGAATACACGTGGAAAAATGGCTCATGTTTCGAAAACGGAGGGAATTTTTTAGGGAAACAGGAACTGATCCAACCTGTTGATCCTGCACCCGTGTAAACAAGTAAGCCAGAACATTTTTGTTCCTCCTTTTTGTCCAAATAGGTGATCCAAAATCTTGAAGTGAGATCTGGGCTATTGTTTCGGATGGATAGTTCACAAACAGCTGGAACAGTTTTAAGTTTTGTACCATTTGGATACACAATTTCGGTTTCTAAAAGTGACCAAGACTCTATTTTTGTTTGTTTAAAATTGTGTTTCACGGCTTCACCAAGTTCTTCCGCTGTAAAGCCAAGAAGTGCACCCACTGAAGAATCTGGATCAGAATTACATCCAATCAAATGAGTACTACCAACCAAATGGGCTACATACGTAAAATGATTATCACCACCATGTGCGACGACTAAATCATAATTCGAACCAGATTCAGGGTCAAAGTGTTCTCGGAAAACAAAATCAGCCTTTGGAAATACATGTGTTTTTAGATACTCACGGGAACGAATTTGCCTTTCGTGGGATTCAAATGTTCTTTGGAATACATTTGGATTTTGTTTTGTGACTTCCTTATAGGCTTGGATGGAACCATAAGTTTCCAGATCCAACTCGTATTTGGTTCGTTTGAAAACGACAACGATCTTCTTGTATTTGATGGAAGTCATGAGTTTTGGAAGAAATTCCCATTTTCCTTAGGAAAATAAAGGTTTTTTTACAAAAACTACGATTTTCTTAAGGAATTTTAAGAAAAATTGTATCCAAAATGATTTTAATCTTGTACCAAAACAGGTAGTTTTGTAAATAATGTGTAACCGTTAAATGGTTTAGAGGAAAATCAAAGTATGGCAACAACTCCTACCCCAATGAAAAAGTCCGAAATGCTCAGCGAACTCGCTGAAACAACTGGAATGACCAAAAAAAATGTAGCAGCATTTTTGGACTCTTTCGTTGAACTCGCTTACAAAGAAACTAAGAAGAATGGTGCATTTGTCATTCCTGGTCTAGGTAAACTTGTTAAACGTAATCGTCCGAAAAGAAAAGGTAGAAACCCTGCAACTGGTGAAGCGATTGTTATTCCTGCAAAAACAGTTGTGAAATTCACACTTTCTAAAACTTGCAAAGACGCGGTTGTACCACCTAAAAAATAAAGTCATTAATTCTCCCAGGTGGGAATCTACCTGGGAATTTTATGGAAAAAAAACCATATCCATTCTCACCGTTTGAAGACTCTCTCGTAGGGGAAAAAACTCTACTTGTTTGGCAAGATAGCCATCATTCTGAAAAAAATTTAAAAGATCATCTACTGATGGCTTTGGATTTAAAAGAAGACCAGTTAGTATTCACTCCAAACGCCATAAAACAAAAGTTAATGGTTTCATATCCTACCGAAATTAGGAATTTAATTGCTAACAATCAAACATCTGAAATTTCCAAATTACTGATTGCGATTGCAAAAGGGAATACTCCAACAAATTCTCAACCAGCTTTAGATATTTGTTTTGAACTCATTGAATGGTTGTTAACTGGATTTGATTTGGATGAAGTTTTAAGAGAAACTTTGTCATTATTATTCGGAATCACATTATCAATTGAGTTTTTAACATCTGTTCGTGCTGAGTATTTCAAAGAGTTACGTGGTTAAATAAAACGAACAAAATTATTTTTTGGTTGTCAATTTGTGAATTTGGTTCAAAATTTGGAGCAAATAAGGATTTTTGGTAACTTCTATGCAAACTCGAAACATCTATAAATGGGGATCACAAGAAGTGGAAGAAAAACTTCCCTCACATACATTGGATTTTTTAAATCATCAATTCCCAGTATCAAACGAATTTAAATCTTCTCTTCCTAAAGGTGAACTTCCTTTAAAACCATTAAAGAAATCGAAGTTAACTCCTACAGTTATTTCAAAACTTAAAAAAATTGTGGGGAATGCGAATGTTTCGTTAGACGATGTTAGTCGGGCAAAACATTCAATGGGAAAGTTTTATACCGAGATCTATAAAGCTCGGTTCGGTGAAGTATCGGATGTAGTCGATGTAGTGGTCTCTCCTAAAAATGAAAAAGAAATTGAAGAAATATTAATACTTGCGAATGCAAATAAAATTCCTGTCATTCCTTTTGGTGCAGGATCCACCGTCACAAAAGCACTACAGGCTCCGAAAGGAGGAATCTCCCTTGATTTGTCTCGATTGAATCGCATCATTGAATTTAATGCAATTGATTCAACTGTAACTGTTGAAGCTGGTGTGTATGGGCCTGAATTAGAGAAACATTTAAATGACAGGGGATATACCTGCGGACATTTCCCACAATCCTTTGAATTTTCAACTGTAGGTGGTTGGATTGCGGCAAAAGGAGCAGGGCAAGCATCAACGGGTTACGGTAAAATAGAAGATATACTTCTTGGGTTAACAGCCATTACACCTTCTGGTAAATTTGAATCAAGAATTTATCCCGCAGCTTCCATCGGTCCTGATATGTTTCGTTTGTTTCTTGGAACGGAAGGAAGTTTCGGTGTCATTACCAAGGCTACTTTAAAAATCCGCAAATACCATTCACAAAATTCTGCAAAAGGTTCTTTTATATTCAAAAACTTTGAAAGTGCAGTTGAGACAATGCGAGAAGTAATGCAAGGGGGATTTGGAAAACCTCATTTTTTCCGAATCCAAGATCCAGAAGAAACAGATATTTCTTTTCATATGAGTGGATTACATGGTGGAAAAGAGGATCTTTTTCTAAGGTTTATTGGTTACAAACCAATGCAAAGGTCACTTATGCACATCATCATCGATGGGGACCCTTCTTATACAAAAGAAGTTTTGAAGAAAATCAAAAAGATCGCTAAACGAAATGGAGGATTCTCCACCGGAGAATCACCTGTTAACAAATGGCTACACCAAAGGTATTCAAGTGCATACTTGCGTGATTATTTAATGGATGAAGGCATTCGAATTGATACCTTAGAGACAGCTGTTAGTTGGTCAAACCTTCATACTCTTTGGGAAAACACACGAGCATATATCAAAAGTTTTGAAAATACGTCATGTATGGTCCATATATCCCATGCCTATGAAAATGGAGCAAATTTATACTTTATTTTCATAAGCCCAATGGATAAACAAAATGAAGTTTCCTCATTTGTTAAATTTCATAAAGGAATTATCGATAGTATCCATGAAAATGGTGGATCCTTGTCACATCACCATGGGATCGGAAGAATGTTATCTCCATGGATGGAAAAGGAAGTAGGGAAAGAAGGGCTTCGTATCCTTTCTTCTCTCAAAAAAACTTTTGATCCAAAGGGAATCATGAATCCAGGTGGATTGTTGGGATTAAAATAATGGGCGTTTCTGAAAGGAAAAAAAGAGAATTTGCACAAAGAGAAACGGACATTCTAAATTGCGCGATTGAACTTTTTCGAACAAAACATCCATCGCTTGTGAAGATGGATGATATCGCAAAACATTTGGAAATTGGCCGTGGTACGATTTATCTACACTTTAAAAGTAAAGATGATTTGATGGCTCGTATCCAATATGAAGATTATGTTCGTCTTCGGGGAAGGCTAGAAAAAGCTTTCGAAGAAAAAACTGCTATTGAAATGTCTAGGCGTGCCATTCGAGCCTACATAGATCATTGTTTAGGTGATAAACATATGTACCTCGTTGCAAAACAATGTGGAGTTAATCTAAACATAGATAATGTTTCGGAAGACATGAGAAAAATGCTCACTGACGAAAGAACAAATCGATTGTCTTTATTAGAAAAAATTTACAAACAAGCAAAACTAGAAAATCTCATCAACTCACGAGGAACCTATCCCAATGTGGCCGTTGCATGGGGAATGATACGTGGTGCAGTAGAAGTGATTCTCGATGGGCATTTTCAAAATGAAATAAAAAGTGAAAAAGCTTATTTAGAAACGATAGAACATGTTTTATTTTTTGGATTATTTTCAGGTGGAAACAAAGGAGAAACATGATGAGAAAGATAAAGGTAATTTTAAATCCAGTTTCGGGTGGAGGTCTTTCTGCAAAAGTTTGGCAAAAAATTGAACCTATTCTCATCCAAAAGGGGATTCCCTATTCCTATGAAGCAACTACCAAAGAAAAAGCCGCAAAGGATATCGCAAAGGAATCTGTAAAACAAGGGTATCATTGGATTTTGGGCATTGGAGGCGATGGTACTTTCTCAAATATCATCAATGGACTTTTTGAAAATGGAAAATTGATCAATCAAAATGTTGTATTTAGCCCAATCCCTGCCGGCCGGGGAAATGATTTTATCAAAACGGTAAAGGTTCCAAAAAATCCGGTAAAAGCTTTGGAACAAGTGTTAAATGGCAACGAAAGACATATTGATTTAATTGATGTAACTTATACCAAGCCCGATAAATCAAAAGGTAAATATTTGTGTTTGAACTTGGCTGATTTTGGAATGGGTGGAGAAGTTGTATATAGAGTGAACCAATCAAAATTAGGTAGGATTATTGGTGGCAAAGGTGTATTCCTTTTTTATACAGTTGTTTGTTTGTTTTCATATACGAATAAAAAAATCACACTCACACTTTCCAAATTTGAGAAAATCACAAATAAATGTAGGTTAATTGTTTGTGCAAATGGCGAATTTGCTGGAGGAGGAATGTGGTTTGCACCGAAAGCAAAGTTAGATGATGGAAAAATGGATTTATTGGCAATCCAAGACGTTTCCGTTTTTGAAACGCTTCGAAAATTTGGAAATCTTTACCAAGGAAAATTATCTGATGATGCAAAAGTAATTTCAAAACAAATTACTGAACTGACAGCAGAGTCAGAAGAAGATGTATTTATCGATGTAGATGGAGAAAATATGGGGCAACTTCCTGCTCAGTTTAAAGTTCTTTCCAAGGTATTACCTATTAAATGTTAAACTTATGAAAAATAGCACCAAACAAGAAAATTCGAGATTAGATCATTTAAAAAAAGAATACGATATTCTTGTCATTGGAGGTGGGATTACAGGTGCCAATGTTTTATGGGATGCGACACTAAGAGGTTACAATTGCCTTCTAGTGGAAAAAAATGATTATGCATCTGGTACGAGCCAAGCTACTTCCAAACTAATCCACGGCGGACTACGTTATTTAAAGAATTTTGAACTAGGTCTTGTGCGTGAATCTTTATCAGAACGAAGGTATCTAGCAAAAATCTCTCCACATGCTGTTCGACCTATGGGTTTTATCATTCCGATTCGGTCTCTCTTCCAAAGGATCCAGTTATTGCTAGGAATGGAGTTATACAATTTATTATCTTTTGATAGAAACAAAGAAATTGACCCAGATGTTCAACTTCCCAGATACCGATGGAATTCTGTTGCGGAAACAATTTATAAGGTGATGGGACTTGGTAGAAAATCACTAAAAGGAAGTTTCCAATACTACGACTATGCAAACCCAAATCCTGAGAAACATACTACTGAGTTTATCCTTTCTGCTAAAGAAAAAGGTGCACATGCTTTTAATTATTTGGCAGTTACTACCTTAAAAAAACAAAATAGCGGTGGTTATACGGTAGGATTAACAGATGAAATCACTGGCAAAAAAGTTTTGGTATCCGCTAAGGTAGTTGTCAATTCGGCAGGACCTTGGGCAGATATAATCGAATCAATGGCGGGGATTTCTGCTGAAAAAAAATTAGTTCGATCTAAAGGGATCCACGCAGTTGTACGCAATATTTGCGGAAATGAATGTGTTGTATTGTCAAAACGAGATGGCTCACATTTATTTGTGATCCCATGGCGTGGGAAAACAATCATTGGAACTACTGATACTGCATATGAGGATGATCCAGACAAATTTAAAGTTAAACAATCTGAAATTGTTGATTTGATAGATGAAGTGAATTTCAGTTTTGGTTTTGCAAAATTAACATTAAAAGATGTCGATTATTATTACGGTGGATTAAGACCACTTGTAGAGGATCCAGGTAGTACGGAGGGAACATACTCTGCATCAAGGAAGTCGGAGATATTTCATTATGAAAATGAAGGTTTCGCTGGATTTTTTTCTGCACTAGGTGGAAAATACACAACAAGTAGAGCGGTTGCAGAAAGTTTAGTGAATGCAATTGATACTTATACAAAAGGAAAACTTGTTCCTTGTGTTACAAAGTTCACACCATTACTCGGTGGAAGATACCAGAATCTTAAAGAATTAGTTACAGAAATTCAATTTAAGTTTCCACAAGTCCCCGGCATTAAGTTAGATACATTAGTTAAACGGTATGGCAGTTTAACATGGAAAATATTATCATTAAAAGGATTGGATACATATCGAATTCCAAATGGTGAGGTGTATTATGAAGACGAAGTGGAATACATTGTGTTAAATGAAGACATTCATCATTTAACTGATTTTTATTTTAGAAGGTCTGGTGTAGGAACAGTTGGGAAAGTAGAACCATCAGAACGATCTCGTTTAGATAAAAAAATTGCTAAGTTACTTGGTTGGAGCGCAGATCGCCTGAAAGAAGAAACCAAAAAAGTTGATGAACGTTACCAGTGGTTTGTTGATTAAGTGCCCAGAATAAAAATCGATATTCCAAATCATAAAATATTTGAAACATCCTTATCTGTTCGAATATCAGATATCAATTTTGCCGGACATTTGGCACATGATGCAATTCTGACTCTAACACATGAATGTAGAGCTAGATTTTTCCATTCCCATGGATGGACTGAGATCAATGTAGAAGGGAAAGGGATAGTTGTTTCTGATGTGGCTATCGTTTATAAATCAGAAGCTTTTTTCCCTGATGATCTAAACATCCAATTGTATGTAGATCAAATTTCATCAAAATCATTGGATATGTTATATGTGATCACACATAAGGATGGAAAAGAAATTGCTCGTGCTAAAACTGCAATTGTCTTTTTTGATTATTCGGAACGGAAACCTTGCCCAATCCCAGCAGTGTTTTTAAGTGTCATCAAAAAAGAATCTAAGAGTTAGTTTTTGTCGTTTTGAGCTATTTTGTTTTGAATGAGAGATAAAAATTTTGTTTCTTCTAACTCATAATTGAACTTATGAATGCCACCTAAAGAATTGAGTCTGACAGCTTGATTCCAAGTATTGGATTCCATTTTTTTCCAAATCCCAATTCCAAAACGGCCATATTCATTTCGAATCCACTGCATAAGTTGAGTTATAGTTTCTATATTTTTATCCTTCCGTTTCGAATATGTTAGAATAAAATTTAATAGTTCTTCTATCCCTTTCTTTTTTACCACTGATGTTTTAAAAATTGGTGGAAGTGACTGGTCAGGGAGAATGTCTTTGATAAATTCGAGAGTGGACTCTAACATATAATAACTTGAATTGGCGAGGGATTCTTCATCACATTTGTTGATGATAAAAGCTTCCGGAACTTCCATAATCCCAGACTTCATAAACTGAACTTGGTCACCACCCAAAGGTTGCATCACAAGAAATGAAATATCGGAAATGAGTGATACTGAAATTTCGTTTTGTCCAATACCAACCGTTTCAATGAATACATAATCAAAAATCTTTCTTAAAAAACGGATTACATGATAGGTATAGGGATTAAGTCCACCTAATTCAAGTTGAGATGGTTGTGATCGAAAATAAATCCTTGTGTCCCTTCTGGGAAGAGTGACTCTTGTTCGGTCTCCAAGTATCGAGCCACCACTGATATTGGAAGAGGGGTCAATTGCCACGATTGCCATTTTTTTGTCTGGTGCAAAGTCCAGGAACAAACGACAAAGTTCTCCGAGTAACGATGATTTGCCGGCACCAGGAGTTCCTGTGATTCCAATGGTAAGACCTTCTTTGGCATTTGGTTTTTGAGATTGGATTTCGTTGAACAAACTTTCTCGAAATCTTAGATTATTTTCTGTTTCGATTTTGGAGATGATTTTAGCAAT
This window of the Leptospira limi genome carries:
- a CDS encoding acyl-CoA thioesterase gives rise to the protein MPRIKIDIPNHKIFETSLSVRISDINFAGHLAHDAILTLTHECRARFFHSHGWTEINVEGKGIVVSDVAIVYKSEAFFPDDLNIQLYVDQISSKSLDMLYVITHKDGKEIARAKTAIVFFDYSERKPCPIPAVFLSVIKKESKS
- a CDS encoding glycerol-3-phosphate dehydrogenase/oxidase, whose translation is MKNSTKQENSRLDHLKKEYDILVIGGGITGANVLWDATLRGYNCLLVEKNDYASGTSQATSKLIHGGLRYLKNFELGLVRESLSERRYLAKISPHAVRPMGFIIPIRSLFQRIQLLLGMELYNLLSFDRNKEIDPDVQLPRYRWNSVAETIYKVMGLGRKSLKGSFQYYDYANPNPEKHTTEFILSAKEKGAHAFNYLAVTTLKKQNSGGYTVGLTDEITGKKVLVSAKVVVNSAGPWADIIESMAGISAEKKLVRSKGIHAVVRNICGNECVVLSKRDGSHLFVIPWRGKTIIGTTDTAYEDDPDKFKVKQSEIVDLIDEVNFSFGFAKLTLKDVDYYYGGLRPLVEDPGSTEGTYSASRKSEIFHYENEGFAGFFSALGGKYTTSRAVAESLVNAIDTYTKGKLVPCVTKFTPLLGGRYQNLKELVTEIQFKFPQVPGIKLDTLVKRYGSLTWKILSLKGLDTYRIPNGEVYYEDEVEYIVLNEDIHHLTDFYFRRSGVGTVGKVEPSERSRLDKKIAKLLGWSADRLKEETKKVDERYQWFVD
- a CDS encoding STAS domain-containing protein is translated as MTSIKYKKIVVVFKRTKYELDLETYGSIQAYKEVTKQNPNVFQRTFESHERQIRSREYLKTHVFPKADFVFREHFDPESGSNYDLVVAHGGDNHFTYVAHLVGSTHLIGCNSDPDSSVGALLGFTAEELGEAVKHNFKQTKIESWSLLETEIVYPNGTKLKTVPAVCELSIRNNSPDLTSRFWITYLDKKEEQKCSGLLVYTGAGSTGWISSCFPKKFPPFSKHEPFFHVYSREIRVKSRETEFSLADFRALDQVEVISEMNGGLAVDSLTERHYPFPPYAKAVIKLSPEKLFVVVPLKRGESMQDLPYEIEQKRINGTVIVQIKGRMESGPLDRITQTILDEMVGADRKHLILDFSELRYISSLGIRMILDVKMNLQKRNKEMALVGVTSSILQVFHLLGLSNAFQFFSDREDALKSFEEPSKS
- a CDS encoding HU family DNA-binding protein; the encoded protein is MATTPTPMKKSEMLSELAETTGMTKKNVAAFLDSFVELAYKETKKNGAFVIPGLGKLVKRNRPKRKGRNPATGEAIVIPAKTVVKFTLSKTCKDAVVPPKK
- a CDS encoding FAD-binding oxidoreductase translates to MQTRNIYKWGSQEVEEKLPSHTLDFLNHQFPVSNEFKSSLPKGELPLKPLKKSKLTPTVISKLKKIVGNANVSLDDVSRAKHSMGKFYTEIYKARFGEVSDVVDVVVSPKNEKEIEEILILANANKIPVIPFGAGSTVTKALQAPKGGISLDLSRLNRIIEFNAIDSTVTVEAGVYGPELEKHLNDRGYTCGHFPQSFEFSTVGGWIAAKGAGQASTGYGKIEDILLGLTAITPSGKFESRIYPAASIGPDMFRLFLGTEGSFGVITKATLKIRKYHSQNSAKGSFIFKNFESAVETMREVMQGGFGKPHFFRIQDPEETDISFHMSGLHGGKEDLFLRFIGYKPMQRSLMHIIIDGDPSYTKEVLKKIKKIAKRNGGFSTGESPVNKWLHQRYSSAYLRDYLMDEGIRIDTLETAVSWSNLHTLWENTRAYIKSFENTSCMVHISHAYENGANLYFIFISPMDKQNEVSSFVKFHKGIIDSIHENGGSLSHHHGIGRMLSPWMEKEVGKEGLRILSSLKKTFDPKGIMNPGGLLGLK
- a CDS encoding VanZ family protein; this translates as MEKKPYPFSPFEDSLVGEKTLLVWQDSHHSEKNLKDHLLMALDLKEDQLVFTPNAIKQKLMVSYPTEIRNLIANNQTSEISKLLIAIAKGNTPTNSQPALDICFELIEWLLTGFDLDEVLRETLSLLFGITLSIEFLTSVRAEYFKELRG
- a CDS encoding TetR/AcrR family transcriptional regulator — translated: MGVSERKKREFAQRETDILNCAIELFRTKHPSLVKMDDIAKHLEIGRGTIYLHFKSKDDLMARIQYEDYVRLRGRLEKAFEEKTAIEMSRRAIRAYIDHCLGDKHMYLVAKQCGVNLNIDNVSEDMRKMLTDERTNRLSLLEKIYKQAKLENLINSRGTYPNVAVAWGMIRGAVEVILDGHFQNEIKSEKAYLETIEHVLFFGLFSGGNKGET
- a CDS encoding diacylglycerol/lipid kinase family protein, which codes for MRKIKVILNPVSGGGLSAKVWQKIEPILIQKGIPYSYEATTKEKAAKDIAKESVKQGYHWILGIGGDGTFSNIINGLFENGKLINQNVVFSPIPAGRGNDFIKTVKVPKNPVKALEQVLNGNERHIDLIDVTYTKPDKSKGKYLCLNLADFGMGGEVVYRVNQSKLGRIIGGKGVFLFYTVVCLFSYTNKKITLTLSKFEKITNKCRLIVCANGEFAGGGMWFAPKAKLDDGKMDLLAIQDVSVFETLRKFGNLYQGKLSDDAKVISKQITELTAESEEDVFIDVDGENMGQLPAQFKVLSKVLPIKC
- a CDS encoding P-loop NTPase family protein, with the protein product MMDSTETLSQLVSEALLGEKFPIAKIISKIETENNLRFRESLFNEIQSQKPNAKEGLTIGITGTPGAGKSSLLGELCRLFLDFAPDKKMAIVAIDPSSNISGGSILGDRTRVTLPRRDTRIYFRSQPSQLELGGLNPYTYHVIRFLRKIFDYVFIETVGIGQNEISVSLISDISFLVMQPLGGDQVQFMKSGIMEVPEAFIINKCDEESLANSSYYMLESTLEFIKDILPDQSLPPIFKTSVVKKKGIEELLNFILTYSKRKDKNIETITQLMQWIRNEYGRFGIGIWKKMESNTWNQAVRLNSLGGIHKFNYELEETKFLSLIQNKIAQNDKN